In Streptomyces sp. TLI_146, the genomic stretch TCCCGGTCACCGAGGTCCTGCCGACCCCGGGCGCCCCGGCCGTCTACGCGGAGTGGCCCTCCGGCGACCCCGAGGCCCCCACCGTGCTCGTCTACGGCCACCACGACGTGCAGCCCGCCGCGCGCGAGGACGGCTGGCACACCGAGCCCTTCGAGCCGGAGCTGCGCGACGGCCGGCTGTACGGGCGGGGCGCGGCCGACGACAAGGGCCAGGTGTTCTTCCACACCCTGGGCGTGCGGGCGCACCTCGCCGCCACCGGCCGCACCGCGCCCGCCGTCAACCTCAAGCTCCTGGTCGAGGGCGAGGAGGAGTCCGGCTCGCCGAACTTCCGCGCTCTCGTCGAGGCACACGCCGACCGCTTCGCCGCCGACGCCGTGATCGTCTCCGACACCGGCATGTGGTCGGAGAACACACCTACGGTGTGCACGGGCATGCGCGGCCTCGCCGAGTGCGAGATCCGGCTGTACGGACCGGACCAGGACATCCACTCCGGCTCCTTCGGCGGCGCCGTGCCCAACCCGGCCACCGCCGCCGCCCGCCTGGTCGCGGCGCTGCACGACGCCGACGAGCGGGTAGCCGTGCCCGGCTTCTACGACGGCATCGCCGAGCTGACGGACGCCGAGCGCGAACTCGTCGCCGAGCTGCCCTTCGACGAGGCCGAGTGGCTGCGCACCGCCAAGTCCCGCGCCACCCACGGCGAAGCCGGATACTCGACCCTCGAACGCGTCTGGGCCCGGCCGACCGCCGAGGTCAACGGCATCGGCGGCGGCTACCAGGGCCCTGGCGGCAAGACCGTCATCCCGTCCTCGGCGATGGTGAAGCTGTCGTTCCGGCTGGTCGCCGGGCAGGACCCGGAACGGATCGAGAAGCTCGTCACGCAGTGGGCCGCCGACCAGGTCCCGGCCGGCATCCGGCACGAGATCACCTTCAGCGCGGGCACCCGCCCCTGCCTGACGCCGCTGGACCACCCCGCCCTGCAGTCCGTCGTACGGGCCATGGGCCGCGCCTTCGGCCAGAAGATCCGCTTCACGCGCGAGGGCGGCTCCGGCCCGGCCGCCGACCTCCAGGACGTACTCGGCGCCCCGGTGCTCTTCCTGGGGATCTCCGTCCCGTCCGACGGCTGGCACGCGCCCAACGAGAAGGTCGAGGTCGACCTCCTCCTCAAGGGCGTCGAG encodes the following:
- a CDS encoding dipeptidase, which produces MSETPDSAVQTAADDTVRAYIEQHRAAFLGDLAQWLRIPSVSAQPEHDGDVRRSADWLAAKLKETGFPVTEVLPTPGAPAVYAEWPSGDPEAPTVLVYGHHDVQPAAREDGWHTEPFEPELRDGRLYGRGAADDKGQVFFHTLGVRAHLAATGRTAPAVNLKLLVEGEEESGSPNFRALVEAHADRFAADAVIVSDTGMWSENTPTVCTGMRGLAECEIRLYGPDQDIHSGSFGGAVPNPATAAARLVAALHDADERVAVPGFYDGIAELTDAERELVAELPFDEAEWLRTAKSRATHGEAGYSTLERVWARPTAEVNGIGGGYQGPGGKTVIPSSAMVKLSFRLVAGQDPERIEKLVTQWAADQVPAGIRHEITFSAGTRPCLTPLDHPALQSVVRAMGRAFGQKIRFTREGGSGPAADLQDVLGAPVLFLGISVPSDGWHAPNEKVEVDLLLKGVETTAHLWGDLAAVRR